Genomic DNA from Equus quagga isolate Etosha38 chromosome 10, UCLA_HA_Equagga_1.0, whole genome shotgun sequence:
TCCTCCCTTATCATTCTGATTAACTCTAGGAAATTAGGAAGATGCTCCTGCTCATTTGCATACATTCTGAGAAGATGCTTTAGCCTGAAGCGCAGGTCCCCATTCAGTTCAGCCCCTAAAAGGAGCTGCTGCAGGCGAGTCTGGTTCGCATCTTTCTGAGCTATGATCCCTGCCTGAATAGCATTCTGGAGCTGCACCTCCAAACGGATCACATAAAGAGAGGCTTTCTCCCCTTGTGCCTGCAGAGTGTTAAAAAATTTACCTTGAGCAGTCACACTGCTTTCAGACTCCCCAAACACCAATTTCATCGCACGCAAGAAATCTGCTACACTTAGGTTGGGGTTGGCCGCCTGGAGCAAACGCATGACCTCCCGGGCAGGGCCCCTAAGGGTTTTCATCAAGCGTTTGAGCTTTTCCTCCTCAGACATATTCCAATCTGGCAGGACCCCATTGACTTGGATCAGCCAGTTTTCAAAGGTTTCTTCCCCCTGTGCTGGCACCACCCTCCCCGAGAACAACTTCATGTTCCTCTCTGCCATATTGGCCATTAAGGGACCAAGACTCCTTCCCAGGGACCTCAGCATTGAGTGGGCCCAAGGCGGCAAGTGTGCGTTCTGCCGCCGGCCATTACCCACGCGAGAAAGGATGCTAGCCATGTCTGATGATGATCGGGTATCTGAATATAACAAGATGTTCAGGCTTTTTGGAAAAGCCTAATCTGCAGGCGTGGCGGGGGGGTCTCTGCTTTCCTATCTCAGTAGagactgtaaaaaagaaaaaaaaaaaacgggagGAGGGGTTAATAAGGGAACCGGCTGCAGTTATATTCTCTCCCTTCCTGAATATCCTCCAGTACGTTTGATATCTGCccactgccctaaaaatatcCTCCAGGAGACTGGCAATCACAGCCTCACGGAGCCAGCCGGTGTCTCCGTGTTGGCAGGGTGCTTTTTACAGCCACATCCATCCCCTCCCGCCAGTCCTTCAAGAGGGCGGGCAACTGTTGCTTCTAAGTGTAACAGGGTATGGAGCTGACATTGGGCTCTCAAAATAGAGCACAACGGTAACAGATTTGTGGAAATAAATAAGATCTCATTAACCTCACGGTCTCAGGTCTCAACCACACCCCCTTCTCAAAGTCCCTCCACCCCGCGTTATTTCTCAGATTCTTACAGGAGCTCAGGAACAAGCGCGCGCCTTTATTTCACTTCCAGCCTCTGCAACCTGTGGCCTCCGTGAGAAAGCTCGCCTCCGAGGTACAGTCGATCTCTGTCCACCGGGGGACGCCGATCCGGGACCTCAGAGCGTCAAGACTGCGACGCCACCGAGGGGAGGACAAGGCGGGGAAGGAAGGGTCAAAAGCAGCCTCATCCCTCATCCTCGCTCCCTCCCTGTccacaccctctcccctccccccgctGCCTCTGCTGTAGCCAGGCGGAAAATACCCTCTCCCATCTTTCGAATACAAGCCCAAGCGACCCCCGCCCCATTACATTTCCCCCGGGAAATCGTCGGCCTACCAGCTCTGCAATCAGCCGCACAGAATTCAAGTTCGCATTCGGTTTTGATGACCTGCCAGGGAGAAAGGCAACAGGAGTTGGACACGCACACCCATATATTCCTCCCCAGGAAGCGATGAGGAGATGCAAAGGGGGTTGAAGGCAGACAGCTTGAAATTCCCACGCCCCTAAAATTGCCCCCCTCTCAATCCAGGAAAATCCTACCCATTGGGCAGCATCCAGTGgaaccccacctcctccctcagcGCAGCCGGGCCAAGGGagtgctccttcctctgcctcgCAGTTCTCGATTCCCCAGGAGGGGAGCCGCCCAATCCTGGCGGggcttccccttcctctctccgcGCTGGGCAATCGCGCCCCCTTTCTTTACCTATGCTGTGCTGGTGGGTAGCTGACGCTCCGGCGTTGACAGCTGTGGATTCCGCCTCTGGTCTCCGCCGCCCTGCAGGGGAGAAGGACCTGCGCCTCTTTGGCCGCTAAGGGACCCGGGACTGCCAGATGGAGCTGCTCCGCAAGGCTGCCCAGCGAGGGGTAGCCAAGTAGAGGCAGCACAGTTCCCACGGCAGCCGAGGCTGCTTTTATCCTCTGCCCACTGAGACAAAAGAGCGTGACGAACGGGCCGGCGCGGCCAATCAGCGGGGCATGGGGGCGGGGTCCCCATGCAGCCTAGGGCCCATTGCAAATATACgccagagggggtggggggtgggcagcaggTCCTTGGGGTGTCAAGTGCAGCTTGGCTGCACCGACTGAAGGAGTTTGcgactcttctttctccctctctttctcccttggcTCAACTCCGGGCCTTGCGGCCAGATGCATTAAACACGAGGTGGGATAGAAATCAAATAAAAGTTCTTCACCTTTGTATAGAGAGGAGGGGATCAAAAAAAGCATTAGTGCTTTCTTGTGCAAAAAATCTTTGTGCAAACAGGCTTGCACAGACATCTCTTTTACTGTGAAGGAGGTGACAGTAGGTCTATTTAACACTGACGTGACTTAGACACCCAGCCTCATAACCAGTACTCGCTAAAGTAGGGGTGCAAGGCTGGCTGCATCAGAATCATTTtggggagcttgttagaaatgcagattccttgggggccggcccgtggctgagtggttaagttcccgcgttccgcttgggtggcccagggtttcgttggttctgatcctgggcgcggacatggtgccgctcatcaagccatgctgaggcagcgtcccacatgccacaaccagaaggacccacaactaaaaatatacaattatgtactggggggctttggggagaaaaaggaaaaaatataaaatcttaaaaaaaaggaaatgcagattcctgggtccaGCCTCTGGAGGATTCTGATTTACTAGAACTAGAGCTGGGAGTGTGACTTTGTATTTTGTGTTGTTAAACAGCTTTGTAGGTGATTTTGAGGTGTGGAGAggatgttgaataaataaacggACCTCCCTCCAATGTATCTGCTCACAGCATATCTGTGGCGAAATGCAGTTCCAGAGGAGATGTTTCTACCTGGGGTCCATGATCTTCCTGAAATTGTATGCAAAGATTTTGGACTCTGTAggaggctgaataatggccaccCAGCTATATGGAGTCCTAATCCCCGAAACCCGTAAATGTTACCTTATCAAGTAAAAGAGTCTTTG
This window encodes:
- the ZCCHC12 gene encoding zinc finger CCHC domain-containing protein 12, producing MASILSRVGNGRRQNAHLPPWAHSMLRSLGRSLGPLMANMAERNMKLFSGRVVPAQGEETFENWLIQVNGVLPDWNMSEEEKLKRLMKTLRGPAREVMRLLQAANPNLSVADFLRAMKLVFGESESSVTAQGKFFNTLQAQGEKASLYVIRLEVQLQNAIQAGIIAQKDANQTRLQQLLLGAELNGDLRFRLKHLLRMYANEQEHLPNFLELIRMIREEEDWDDTFMKQKRAKRSESMVERATSPVAFQGPPPIEIGSANCNVIEIDDTFNDSDEDVILVESQDPPLSFLSSPPPRRRARLRDPVLVIDSPNSSRAQSPSTSGGSGSKNDSLGDMLRARKRKYTIRCSYCGEEGHSKETCDESNKAQVFENLIITLQELTHIEEEGSREAPGEPNDPSEPQ